One window of Pseudomonas urmiensis genomic DNA carries:
- a CDS encoding Csu type fimbrial protein yields MNRTSFLLLTLGPLLLPSSVVHGTTTGFIEARLVISAACQISSDPQQPATLGNPGVMDFGARGPSWDQPLQGRVDEAGGEGGLQISCTPSVRAFSVRINGGQNGGDGVRRLSNGRELIPYQLAVDPNGNNRYGVGQARTFTISSTRQIPIPIYGVVVAQPRALPAGLYRDTLSVTLDW; encoded by the coding sequence ATGAACCGCACCTCGTTCCTGCTGCTGACCCTCGGCCCGCTGCTGTTGCCCAGCTCAGTGGTGCATGGCACCACCACGGGGTTTATCGAGGCGCGCCTGGTGATCAGCGCGGCCTGCCAGATCAGCAGCGACCCGCAGCAACCGGCCACCTTGGGTAACCCCGGTGTGATGGATTTCGGCGCCCGCGGGCCAAGCTGGGACCAGCCCCTGCAAGGCCGGGTCGACGAGGCGGGCGGTGAGGGCGGGTTGCAGATCAGTTGCACGCCGTCGGTGCGCGCTTTCAGCGTGCGTATCAATGGCGGCCAGAATGGCGGCGATGGCGTGCGCCGCTTGAGTAATGGTCGCGAACTGATCCCCTATCAACTGGCCGTCGACCCCAATGGCAATAACCGTTATGGGGTCGGCCAGGCGCGCACTTTCACCATCAGCAGCACCCGACAGATCCCCATCCCGATCTACGGCGTGGTGGTCGCGCAACCGCGCGCACTGCCCGCAGGCCTGTACCGCGACACCCTGAGCGTGACCCTGGACTGGTAA
- a CDS encoding Csu type fimbrial protein, with protein MNTFSRSALLCALLLPAAPAWALCSSVATAPAAFGTINSTLVRSTVQTASSTNAGLQCTGSLLSLLTSNDHFYATITSSRSGLVGPTGDVIPYTIYANNTTSFPIARGTQFDFAPGGIIDALGLLSGTTPKSVPLYFRTVVGANVAAGLYQETLNIAWSWNYCSGIGIGAICLGRDIGSGVQTLTVSLTVSNDCQITTPNISFASAPVVAGFGTVNQSINIACTKGSNYTVGLDDGQNVLNGRRRMKSAANNYLAYDIFKSAGNVRWGMLSSARRASSDADVNPGAGTGIGSQVFNYNAKVYTDQASPPAASYTDSVILDVQF; from the coding sequence ATGAACACCTTCAGCCGCAGCGCGCTGCTGTGCGCCTTGCTGCTGCCAGCCGCTCCGGCCTGGGCCTTGTGCTCGTCGGTGGCGACCGCGCCGGCCGCCTTTGGCACCATCAATTCCACCCTGGTGCGCAGCACGGTGCAGACGGCCAGCAGCACCAACGCCGGCCTGCAATGCACCGGCTCGCTGTTGTCGCTGCTGACCAGCAACGACCACTTCTACGCCACCATTACCTCCAGTCGCAGCGGCCTGGTGGGCCCTACTGGCGATGTGATCCCGTATACCATCTATGCCAACAACACCACCTCGTTTCCAATCGCCCGCGGTACCCAGTTCGATTTCGCCCCGGGGGGCATCATCGATGCGTTGGGCCTGCTCAGTGGCACCACGCCCAAGTCGGTGCCGCTGTATTTTCGAACGGTGGTCGGCGCCAATGTGGCCGCCGGGCTGTATCAGGAAACCCTGAACATCGCCTGGAGCTGGAACTACTGCTCAGGCATTGGCATTGGCGCTATCTGCCTGGGGCGCGACATCGGCAGTGGCGTGCAGACGCTGACCGTCAGCCTGACGGTGAGCAACGATTGCCAGATCACCACGCCTAATATCAGCTTTGCCAGTGCGCCGGTGGTGGCAGGGTTTGGTACGGTCAACCAGAGCATCAATATTGCCTGCACCAAAGGCAGCAACTACACCGTTGGGCTCGATGATGGGCAGAATGTGCTCAATGGGCGGCGGCGGATGAAGTCGGCGGCCAACAACTATCTGGCTTACGACATCTTCAAGAGTGCCGGCAATGTCCGCTGGGGGATGTTGAGCAGCGCACGGCGGGCCAGTAGCGATGCGGATGTAAACCCCGGCGCGGGGACTGGCATCGGGAGTCAGGTGTTCAACTACAACGCCAAGGTGTACACGGACCAGGCAAGCCCGCCGGCGGCCAGTTACACCGACAGTGTGATCCTTGATGTGCAGTTCTGA
- a CDS encoding Csu type fimbrial protein, with amino-acid sequence MRTHVTCSILAGLGLALASQAQAATVTGTINSTLTLTAACQVNGSAGTSGLNFGSLNFGTQDALFGTANAQVLGPGGGAMSILCSNGTVPSIRVRAGAHDGQSTGGTRALADGSGNFVPYDFYTDAGHTQVLAIDGTITLPTSTGVAQTVNLYGQARGKAGLPAGTYTDTVAVELTF; translated from the coding sequence ATGCGCACTCATGTCACTTGCTCCATCCTCGCTGGCCTCGGTCTGGCCTTGGCGTCCCAGGCCCAGGCCGCGACCGTCACCGGCACGATCAACTCGACCCTGACCCTGACCGCCGCCTGCCAGGTCAACGGCAGCGCCGGCACCTCGGGGCTGAACTTCGGTAGCCTCAACTTCGGTACCCAGGACGCCTTGTTCGGTACTGCCAATGCCCAGGTACTCGGCCCGGGCGGTGGCGCCATGAGCATTCTCTGCTCCAATGGCACGGTGCCTTCGATCCGCGTGCGCGCCGGCGCCCATGACGGCCAGTCGACCGGTGGCACCCGCGCCCTGGCCGATGGCAGCGGCAACTTCGTGCCGTACGACTTCTACACCGATGCCGGCCACACCCAGGTGCTGGCCATCGACGGCACCATCACCTTGCCGACCAGCACGGGCGTGGCGCAGACCGTCAACCTGTATGGCCAGGCGCGTGGCAAGGCCGGGCTGCCGGCAGGCACCTATACCGACACGGTGGCAGTCGAGCTGACGTTCTGA
- a CDS encoding response regulator — MLKPILLVEDNPRDLELTLLALERSQLANEVIVLRDGADALDYLLRRNAYADRDDGNPAVLLLDLKLPKVDGLEVLKEVRATAELRSIPTVMLTSSREEPDLLRAYELGVNAYVVKPVEFKEFVAAISDLGVFWAVLNEPPPGSLRLNRRGSN, encoded by the coding sequence ATGCTCAAGCCCATCCTTTTGGTCGAAGACAACCCTAGGGACCTGGAGTTGACCCTCCTTGCGCTGGAGCGCAGCCAACTGGCCAACGAAGTCATCGTCTTGCGCGATGGCGCCGATGCCCTTGATTACCTGTTACGCCGTAACGCCTACGCCGATCGCGACGATGGCAACCCGGCGGTGTTGTTGCTGGACCTGAAACTGCCCAAGGTCGATGGCCTGGAAGTGCTCAAGGAAGTACGCGCGACCGCCGAGCTGCGCAGTATCCCGACGGTGATGCTGACCTCCTCACGCGAGGAGCCAGACCTGCTACGCGCCTACGAACTGGGGGTAAACGCCTACGTGGTCAAGCCGGTCGAATTCAAGGAGTTCGTCGCCGCCATCTCTGATCTTGGGGTGTTCTGGGCGGTGCTCAACGAGCCGCCACCTGGCTCGTTGCGCCTGAACCGGCGCGGCAGCAATTGA
- a CDS encoding ATP-binding protein: MTTAQNALDQAVERCAQEPIQVPGSIQPQGFLLVLDEHDLRILQASENAERWLGLPARELVGCTFPDLISEGFDLRAHLQYLPDDEVFPFHIGDVQLRQGPGGERMRVLVHRHDQVLISEFEPIRSSPGPTGHGDYYPLVRAFVSSVHQAGSIEELLQQSVVQLKRITGFGRVKAYRFDAEGNGQVLAEVADPGYPSYLGLCFPASDIPRQARELYRVNRIRVIEDANYQASVLVPSNNPRTGKPLDMSFAALRSVSPVHLQYMRNMGTLASMSLSIVVDGQLWGLVSCHHEQPHRVDLPTRTACELLGSVLSLQIESREAHTSTRTLLDMRQRIVRMLASMADHDNVSQGLRALPDVLLDFAGASGAAIISAERCDLIGITPPEAQVNALVHWLGGRGEVFHTDNIRRDIDELPELAEHAGGLLAVSISQIHSNYLVWFRPEQIRTVTWAGRPEKHISAQGSLDPRNSFERWQEQLSGFCQAWDPLVIEGAQELRGAVFGIVLRKAEELAQLAGELKRSNKELEAFSYSVSHDLRAPLRHIAGYTELLGEIEGAGLSERGRRFLQHIEEAAHFAGTLVDNLLNFSQMGRSALRLSDVDLNTLVEAIRSEMAPDYAGREIVWEVEQLPRVIGDPAFINMALHNLIANAIKYTRGRQPARICIGARQLENETEIFICDNGVGFDMAYAGKLFGVFQRLHRMEDFEGTGIGLASVRRIIERHDGRVWADGQIDQGASFHFTLPRNSINT; the protein is encoded by the coding sequence TTGACTACTGCCCAGAACGCGCTCGACCAAGCGGTCGAACGCTGTGCCCAGGAACCGATCCAGGTCCCCGGCAGCATTCAGCCGCAGGGCTTTCTGCTGGTGCTGGACGAGCACGACCTGCGCATCCTCCAGGCCAGCGAAAACGCCGAGCGCTGGCTAGGCTTGCCAGCCCGCGAGTTGGTCGGCTGCACCTTCCCCGACCTGATCAGCGAAGGCTTCGACCTGCGCGCGCACCTTCAGTACCTGCCTGATGACGAAGTGTTTCCCTTCCATATTGGCGACGTGCAACTGCGCCAAGGTCCCGGCGGCGAGCGCATGCGGGTGCTGGTGCATCGCCATGACCAGGTGCTGATCAGCGAATTCGAACCGATTCGCTCAAGCCCCGGGCCGACCGGCCATGGCGACTATTACCCGCTGGTGCGTGCGTTCGTCAGTAGCGTGCACCAGGCAGGCTCGATCGAAGAGCTGCTGCAGCAGTCGGTGGTGCAGCTCAAGCGCATCACCGGTTTCGGCCGAGTCAAAGCCTACCGCTTCGATGCCGAAGGTAATGGCCAGGTGCTGGCCGAGGTGGCGGACCCTGGCTACCCAAGCTACCTGGGCTTGTGCTTCCCAGCCTCCGACATTCCGCGCCAGGCCCGCGAGCTGTACCGGGTCAATCGCATCCGGGTGATCGAAGACGCCAATTACCAGGCCTCGGTGCTTGTCCCAAGCAACAACCCGCGCACCGGCAAACCACTGGACATGAGTTTTGCCGCGCTGCGCAGCGTCTCTCCGGTGCACCTGCAATACATGCGCAACATGGGCACCCTGGCCTCGATGTCGCTGTCGATCGTGGTCGATGGCCAGCTGTGGGGCTTGGTCTCGTGCCACCATGAACAGCCGCACCGGGTCGACTTGCCGACCCGTACCGCCTGTGAGTTGCTCGGCAGCGTGCTGTCGCTGCAGATCGAGTCACGCGAGGCGCATACCAGCACCAGGACCCTGCTCGACATGCGCCAGCGCATCGTGCGCATGCTCGCCTCGATGGCCGACCATGACAACGTCAGCCAAGGCCTGCGTGCGCTGCCCGATGTGCTGCTGGACTTCGCTGGCGCCAGCGGCGCCGCGATCATCTCCGCCGAACGCTGCGACCTGATCGGCATCACGCCGCCAGAGGCCCAGGTCAACGCCCTGGTGCACTGGCTGGGCGGGCGTGGCGAGGTGTTCCACACCGACAACATTCGCCGCGATATCGACGAGCTGCCGGAACTGGCCGAACACGCTGGCGGCCTGCTGGCGGTGTCAATCTCGCAAATCCACTCCAATTACCTGGTGTGGTTCCGCCCCGAGCAGATCCGCACCGTGACCTGGGCCGGGCGCCCGGAAAAACACATCAGCGCGCAAGGCTCGCTCGACCCGCGCAACAGCTTCGAGCGCTGGCAGGAGCAGCTCAGCGGTTTCTGCCAGGCCTGGGATCCACTGGTCATCGAAGGCGCTCAGGAACTGCGCGGCGCGGTGTTCGGCATCGTCCTGCGCAAGGCTGAGGAGCTGGCGCAATTGGCCGGCGAGCTGAAGCGTTCGAACAAGGAGCTTGAAGCCTTCTCCTATAGCGTGTCACACGACCTGCGGGCGCCGCTGCGGCATATCGCCGGCTACACCGAGCTGCTCGGCGAGATCGAAGGCGCCGGGCTCAGCGAACGCGGCCGGCGTTTTTTGCAGCACATCGAGGAAGCCGCGCACTTTGCCGGCACCCTGGTCGACAACCTGCTCAACTTCTCGCAGATGGGCCGCTCGGCGCTGCGTCTGTCGGATGTCGACCTCAATACCCTGGTGGAGGCGATCCGCAGCGAAATGGCCCCCGACTATGCCGGTCGCGAGATCGTCTGGGAGGTCGAGCAATTACCCAGGGTGATCGGCGACCCAGCTTTCATCAACATGGCCCTGCACAACCTGATCGCCAACGCCATCAAGTACACCCGGGGCCGCCAGCCTGCGCGGATCTGCATCGGCGCCCGGCAACTGGAAAACGAAACCGAGATTTTCATCTGCGACAACGGCGTGGGCTTTGACATGGCCTATGCCGGCAAGCTGTTCGGCGTGTTCCAGCGCCTGCACCGCATGGAAGATTTCGAAGGCACCGGGATTGGCCTGGCCAGTGTCCGGCGGATCATCGAACGGCATGATGGCCGAGTTTGGGCCGATGGCCAGATCGACCAGGGCGCCAGCTTCCATTTCACGCTCCCGCGTAATTCAATCAATACCTGA
- a CDS encoding Csu type fimbrial protein: MSAWLRSGVGALGLLMALPLGAVTSSTFQVSAQIVAGCLVVGGVSNYGVLNFGSQSALSTATLSTSLGGTTVTFQCTPGVALSMSLDGGQNSASGSRNLKRNGGSQLLAYQLYRDAALSQALAIGQSVSVSYSDPTAIKLPVYGRTQLSGTLPAGTYTDVVQVTVTW; this comes from the coding sequence ATGAGCGCCTGGCTGCGCAGTGGCGTCGGCGCCCTCGGCCTGCTGATGGCCTTGCCGCTGGGGGCGGTGACCAGCAGCACTTTCCAGGTCAGCGCGCAGATTGTCGCTGGCTGCCTGGTGGTGGGCGGGGTGAGCAACTATGGCGTGCTGAATTTCGGCAGCCAGTCGGCGCTGTCCACCGCCACCCTGAGCACCTCGTTGGGTGGCACCACGGTGACCTTCCAGTGCACCCCGGGGGTGGCGCTGAGCATGAGCCTGGATGGCGGCCAGAACAGCGCCAGCGGCAGCCGCAACCTCAAACGCAATGGCGGCAGCCAGTTGCTCGCCTACCAGCTCTATCGCGACGCCGCCCTGAGCCAGGCCCTGGCGATTGGCCAGAGCGTGAGCGTGAGCTACAGCGACCCGACGGCGATCAAGCTGCCGGTGTACGGGCGCACCCAGTTGAGCGGCACGCTGCCGGCCGGGACCTACACCGATGTGGTGCAGGTGACGGTGACCTGGTGA
- a CDS encoding fimbria/pilus outer membrane usher protein: MGPGLGVANELPPPPSETAAIADATLYLDLLVNQMPKAELVPVQQRAGRLFIDSAALSAAGISLPGTPQGEIALDSVAALHSDYDSQNQRLLLQVPAAWLPGQQVGARNLYPASDARSSFGALFNYDLYLNDTDEGGTYLAAWNELRLFDSWGTFATTGQWRQSFNGAPEDDSRQGFLRYDTTWRYTDEQRLLTFEAGDVITGALPWTSSVRVGGVQLSRDFGARPDLVTYPLPAFAGEAAVPTSLDLFINGYKTSTTELQPGPYTLTNVPFINGAGEAVVVTTDALGRQVSTTLPFYVTSSLLAKGLSDFSLAAGSLRRDYALRDFSYGPGVASASLRHGLSDNFTLESHLESAESLMLGGLGGNMRLGTFGVLNAAVAQSRFEGEQGQQVALGYQYNSQRLGFNYQRLQRHGEYADLSRVDTPYMRLSQRSEQVTLSLNLDSYGSLGAGYFDVRAGDGSRTRLINLSWSKPLWGNSSLYLSANREVGDSQWAVQAQWVIPFDLRGTLALSMERSADGERLQRVNYSRAVPVEGGVGFNLGYADGDREAYRQADVTWRLQSVQLQAGAYGSSGSMTRWADASGSLVWMDAGVFAANRIDDAFVVVSTSGYADVPVRYENQLIGRTDSKGHLLVPYSSGYYRGKYEIDPMELPADILAPQVEQRVAVRRGSGYLLEFPLKQVLAASIVLVDARQQVLKLGSRVTDAHSGAQAVVGWDGLVYLENLSAHNRLQVDVADGGPCQVEFDLPEGQGPIPLIGPLVCQ; the protein is encoded by the coding sequence ATGGGGCCGGGCCTTGGCGTGGCCAACGAGCTGCCGCCGCCGCCCAGCGAAACCGCCGCCATTGCCGACGCCACGCTGTACCTCGACCTGTTGGTGAACCAGATGCCCAAGGCTGAGTTGGTGCCCGTGCAACAGCGTGCCGGGCGTTTGTTCATCGACAGTGCGGCGCTCAGTGCCGCGGGCATCAGCCTGCCGGGTACGCCGCAGGGCGAAATCGCGCTGGATAGCGTTGCGGCGCTGCACAGCGACTACGATAGCCAGAATCAACGGCTGCTGTTGCAGGTGCCCGCCGCCTGGTTGCCAGGGCAGCAGGTCGGTGCTCGCAACCTGTACCCGGCCAGCGATGCGCGCAGCAGCTTCGGCGCACTGTTCAACTACGACCTGTACCTGAACGACACCGATGAAGGCGGCACCTACCTGGCGGCCTGGAACGAGCTGCGCCTGTTCGACAGCTGGGGCACCTTCGCCACGACCGGGCAGTGGCGTCAGTCATTCAATGGGGCACCTGAGGACGATAGCCGCCAGGGCTTTTTGCGCTATGACACTACCTGGCGCTACACCGACGAACAGCGCCTGCTGACATTCGAAGCCGGGGATGTGATCACCGGCGCCTTGCCCTGGACCAGCTCGGTGCGGGTCGGCGGTGTGCAGCTGTCGCGCGACTTTGGCGCGCGTCCCGACCTGGTCACCTATCCCTTGCCGGCCTTTGCCGGTGAAGCGGCGGTGCCGACGTCGCTGGACCTGTTCATCAACGGCTACAAGACCAGCACCACCGAGCTGCAGCCTGGGCCGTACACCCTGACCAATGTGCCCTTCATCAATGGTGCGGGCGAGGCAGTGGTGGTCACCACCGATGCCTTGGGCCGACAGGTTTCGACCACCTTGCCGTTCTACGTCACCAGCAGTTTGCTGGCCAAGGGCTTGAGCGATTTCTCCCTGGCCGCCGGTAGCCTGCGTCGCGACTATGCGCTGCGCGATTTCAGCTACGGCCCAGGCGTCGCCTCGGCCAGCCTGCGCCATGGCCTGAGCGATAATTTCACCCTCGAAAGCCACCTTGAAAGCGCCGAGTCGCTGATGCTCGGTGGCCTGGGCGGCAACATGCGCCTGGGCACCTTTGGCGTGCTCAATGCCGCAGTGGCGCAAAGCCGTTTCGAAGGCGAGCAGGGCCAGCAGGTGGCCCTGGGCTATCAGTACAACAGCCAGCGGCTGGGCTTCAATTACCAGCGCCTGCAACGCCATGGCGAGTATGCCGACCTGTCGCGGGTCGACACCCCCTACATGCGCCTGTCGCAACGCAGCGAGCAGGTCACCCTGAGCCTGAACCTGGACAGCTATGGCAGCCTTGGCGCGGGCTACTTCGACGTGCGCGCTGGCGACGGCTCACGCACCCGCCTGATCAACCTCAGTTGGAGCAAGCCGCTGTGGGGCAACAGCAGCTTGTACCTGTCGGCCAACCGCGAAGTCGGTGACAGCCAGTGGGCAGTGCAGGCGCAGTGGGTGATCCCGTTCGACCTGCGCGGCACCCTGGCCCTGAGCATGGAGCGCAGCGCGGACGGCGAACGCTTGCAACGGGTCAACTACAGCCGCGCGGTGCCAGTAGAAGGCGGTGTTGGTTTTAACCTGGGCTATGCCGACGGTGACCGCGAGGCCTATCGCCAGGCCGACGTCACCTGGCGTCTGCAGTCGGTACAACTGCAGGCAGGGGCCTATGGCAGCAGTGGTTCGATGACCCGCTGGGCCGACGCCAGTGGCTCGCTGGTGTGGATGGATGCCGGGGTGTTTGCCGCCAACCGCATCGACGATGCCTTTGTCGTGGTCAGCACCAGCGGCTATGCCGACGTGCCGGTGCGCTATGAAAACCAGCTGATTGGGCGCACCGATAGCAAAGGCCATCTGCTGGTGCCGTACAGCAGCGGTTATTACCGCGGCAAGTACGAGATCGATCCGATGGAGCTGCCCGCCGACATCCTCGCGCCACAGGTCGAGCAGCGCGTGGCGGTGCGGCGTGGTAGCGGCTATCTGCTGGAGTTCCCGCTCAAGCAGGTGCTGGCGGCGAGCATCGTGCTGGTCGACGCCAGGCAGCAGGTGCTCAAGCTTGGCAGCCGCGTGACCGACGCCCACAGCGGCGCCCAGGCAGTGGTGGGCTGGGATGGCTTGGTCTACCTGGAGAACCTCTCGGCGCACAACCGCTTGCAGGTCGACGTGGCGGATGGCGGCCCGTGTCAGGTTGAATTCGATCTGCCTGAAGGGCAGGGGCCCATCCCATTGATCGGCCCGCTGGTGTGCCAATGA
- a CDS encoding Csu type fimbrial protein — MTRRFLAVLSGLLLSASTLAADFLVEVRVQVQRGCMLVNQQRDVGAQALGRIDLGAVARLDGPGAPLSGVLLSQRPPRLECNPDTPYQIRVDGGQHGGVGELRFLASDDRQAKPIPYRLYRDAAWRQPLSVGVAHAARVPDSGSAQLPLYARIDRLAWVPRPGLYADLLKVTLTW; from the coding sequence GTGACGAGACGCTTTCTGGCCGTGTTGTCGGGCCTGCTGTTAAGCGCGAGCACCCTGGCGGCGGACTTTTTGGTCGAAGTGCGGGTCCAGGTGCAGCGCGGCTGCATGCTGGTCAACCAGCAGCGCGACGTTGGCGCGCAAGCGCTGGGTCGCATCGACCTGGGCGCGGTTGCGCGGCTGGACGGGCCGGGCGCGCCGTTGTCCGGCGTGCTGCTCAGCCAGCGCCCACCGCGGCTGGAGTGCAACCCTGATACGCCTTATCAGATCCGCGTCGACGGCGGCCAGCATGGCGGCGTTGGCGAACTGCGTTTTCTGGCCAGCGACGACCGCCAGGCCAAGCCCATTCCTTACCGTCTTTACCGCGATGCCGCCTGGCGCCAACCGTTGAGCGTCGGTGTGGCGCACGCGGCGCGGGTGCCGGACAGCGGTTCGGCGCAACTTCCGCTCTACGCGCGGATCGACCGACTGGCCTGGGTGCCACGCCCAGGCCTGTACGCCGACCTGCTCAAAGTCACGCTCACCTGGTAG
- a CDS encoding fimbrial biogenesis chaperone translates to MGAGAKWARTLIGLLLLASVPAGAATSVLIWPIDPVLEADQKAGALWLENRGTAPASLQVRVFAWRQGEYQEQFQAQREIIGSPPVANIAPGQKQLIRLTRTGTSPAGQEQAYRIIIDEIPSPLPADAPSAGTLAAIRLQMRYSVPLFVYGEGLWGKPDPEGKRSAEGVGKPQLSWRPVSVQGKPYLELRNTGPVHARLTDVVLQQGGRDTPVVEGLLGYVLPGASMRWPAPSAPSAASVLKGRVNGQDAAQAISQGR, encoded by the coding sequence ATGGGGGCAGGCGCAAAATGGGCGCGAACATTGATCGGTTTGCTGCTGCTGGCCAGTGTGCCAGCAGGGGCCGCCACCTCGGTGCTGATCTGGCCGATCGACCCGGTGCTCGAAGCTGACCAGAAGGCCGGCGCACTGTGGCTGGAAAACCGCGGCACGGCGCCGGCCAGCTTGCAAGTGCGGGTATTCGCCTGGCGCCAGGGCGAGTACCAGGAGCAGTTTCAGGCCCAGCGCGAGATCATCGGCAGCCCGCCGGTGGCCAATATCGCGCCAGGGCAAAAACAGCTGATCCGCCTGACCCGTACCGGCACTTCACCGGCCGGCCAGGAGCAGGCCTACCGGATCATCATCGATGAAATCCCCTCGCCGCTGCCGGCCGATGCGCCTAGCGCAGGCACCCTGGCGGCGATCCGCCTGCAAATGCGCTATTCGGTGCCGCTGTTCGTCTACGGCGAAGGCTTGTGGGGTAAGCCCGACCCTGAAGGCAAGCGCAGCGCCGAGGGCGTCGGCAAGCCGCAACTGAGCTGGCGCCCGGTCAGCGTGCAAGGCAAGCCCTACCTTGAGCTGCGCAACACAGGGCCGGTGCATGCGCGCCTGACTGATGTGGTGTTGCAGCAGGGCGGCCGGGATACGCCAGTGGTCGAGGGCCTGCTCGGCTATGTGTTGCCCGGCGCCAGCATGCGCTGGCCGGCACCGAGCGCGCCGAGTGCCGCCAGCGTGCTCAAGGGCCGGGTCAATGGACAGGATGCGGCCCAGGCGATCAGCCAGGGCCGTTGA